A window of Drosophila sulfurigaster albostrigata strain 15112-1811.04 chromosome X, ASM2355843v2, whole genome shotgun sequence genomic DNA:
CGCTGCGACGTGTGCAACGTCTGTATCGCTATTGTCCCTCGCTGCGTTTCTGCTCCTCGGAGCTGGTGCATAAGGTGagtattcaaataataaaaataaattgagtgTAAAGTATAAATGTGAATTGGATATAAATTCGAATTGCTATTTTTGTAGGACACGCTCATTGAGAAGCTGCGAAAAAGTTTTATCGAAGATGAGCGACAGAATTTCGTAGTGCCAACGTTTAAGAAGGCGATGCTCTATCCGGACGAGATAGCCGTAAAGGATTTCAGCGGAGAGTTCACCCACTTTCAGCTGTACATCACCGCCAAGAAGTTGGCCATACAGATCTCCAATTTTTGTGGTAAGTAAGCTAATGAAAATTGCTTCTTTAGTTGGTTGTTCATTCTTGTGAACATTTTTCAGGCAGTGCATCGCAATCGAATGTCGCCTTCTTGTGCTCAAACAATGCGCTTTGGATAGTCATCCAATGGGCTTGCTGGATATCCGGACAGGTGGCAGTGCCGCTGGAGCCGAATCAGGCGGCCGATGAACTGATTGGCCAGGCCACAGATTGCAAAGCGAAGCTGCTGATTGGCACACCCGAATGCGAGGAGATGACCCAAGAGTTGGCCACCAAATTGCAAACGGCAAGCATTGTACTCGATCATGACTTTGTGCCCAGCTCGGAGAGCGTCTCCTCGACGGCCATGTATGCCAAGCAGCTGGTCGGCATGAAGGGCACACTCATACCGGAGAGCACGCTGCCCAACGATTACTATGCCAATGCGACAGCGATGCTGCTGTATACGCCCAGTTCAGCGAATGGACGCAATGGAGTGCTGTTGACGCATAGCAACATCGAAGCACAGATGCGTTGTTTGACCGCCAGTTGGCATCTGAATGCTAGCGATTCGATGCTGCCCATCATCTCGATGCAACGCATGCATACCGCCATCGGAGCCTTGCTTGGCGTGGGCGGCAACATATTGTTGCAGCAGAAATTTGACAGCCACACGGCATGGAGTTCGCTGCTGGGCATCAACAGTCCGACGAAGCAGCGTGTCAACATCTTTGTGGCCATGCCCATTATCTATAAGCTTCTCATTGCCGAATACGATAAGATGTTTGCCCAGGACTCCCGCATGGTCGAGTACATCATCAATCACTGCAGGCAGAAGACACGACTGATGGCCACCGCCTTTGGCCTGTTGCCCGAGGCGGTGTTTCATCGCTGGCGCGAGATTACCGGCCAGAGTATTTACGAGTATTACGGCATGCTGGAGACCGGTCTGGTGATGGGACCTGCCTTGGATGAGAACTCCAATGCCGAGGACTATCAGCCGGGCACTTTGGGTGCGCCGCTGGTCGGTGTCACAGCGCGTCTGGTGAACAGCGAAGGCGAGCAACTGGTCAGCTGCAACAGCGCTGGCGAGATTCCAACTGAGGTGCCTTTGCTGAGCACTGTGATTGGCGAGCTGGAAATATGCGGCGAGCATCTCTTTTCACTAAAGTCAAGGCGGTCAGTGGCAGCCAAAGCGGAGGagcaacaggaacagcaatcggaggagcagcagcaatctgTCGAAGCCCAAAATGAGCAACAGCCTCAAACTGTGGCAAGTCCACAACTGATATTCGAACAGgatgtgcaacagcaacatttggCAACCCAGCAGCAACCACCAACCTTGATAGCTACTCAAGAGGCGCCCCAACAGGACTTGCAAcaaacaacgacagcaaatGAGTTGCAACAGCCATGCTTAGGAACCCAACAAGACTtaccgcaacagcagcaagctgTGGTAAGTGAAGAGGCGCCACAATTGCAGTTACGTCGATGGCCACAACGTTCAGTCGAAGAACCGACACATGACACAGAGCATTTCCTCAAAACCGGCGACATTTGCGCCTATCAAAATGGCAGCTTTCACTTTCTAAGCAAGTCGTCAGATGTGTTCAATGTGGGTGGTTACAAGATTTACGGTTCGGAGATCAAAAAGGCGCTCATCTCGCATCCGAGCATCAATGATGTCGCCGTCCTTGGCATACCCAATAAGATGTGGGGCCATCGCTTAGGTGTCATCTGCATATTGTCCCCCGATGCCGAGGTCGATCTAGAGGCAATCAAAAGTTATTGCTACAGCCAGTTGCCGGCACACAAGCGTCCGACGGTCTTCAAGACAATTGTTGCCAAGTGATGTCCATTCAGGTTTAATCAGCAATCAATCACATTCTAACATACACGCTTGATAAGCATTCTTCAAAATACTTCATTCCCCATACTCCAGGATCGTTGTTATCGATGACGATCTAATTGCGcaaatttatgtgtttatCTATTGTGTTTTCAATGCAGATGTGCAATTGACGATGGATTCAATCTAGTGTAATCGACGACGTACgattaaattttaacatatCAAATGTCTTTAAGCATTTAACTATGTTGTGTGTAACATTCGAtctgaaatacaaatatacaaactGTTCGTCATATATAGCAGAAAGTTCTTGTTAATATTGATGAAGGATGGGAGCACTTGGTAAAGACGAGGGTTTTGCTTGATAAagttattgatttattatttgtcaAGTTGAGcttgtccgtctgtctatATAGATGTGTTTTACTCTTTCGATTTTAAAGTTAACTTTATGCAACTTACTGATgagctttaattttattgaagcttgccaaaaatgtgaagtGATCAACTTAATATTGTCTACTTCATTAGAAGTATAGACGAAAGAGAAAGTTATTTAAAGAGGTAATATATCAAACTCtcttcttatttattttaaagattgGAAGAACTTTCTAAATAGAgttttaactttattatttgctcaGTTAAGTTCgctcaatattaattttctgGTACATTTGGTTAGTATAATTCtcatttgtctgtctgtccgtccgtttaCAATAATGTGCATTACTCTTTGAGTTTTGAAGTTATCGCAATGCAAAATAAAGCTGTACATTATTTTTACTGTAGCTACAAAATGAACACAAGAGTTTTAATATGCTCAGCTTTATTGAAATTTAGAAGAGATACATAAGCGAATAGTACAAGGATTATAGCTAATTATAAATGTGCGGAAAGAGAATCCATTAAACCAAACAATGCCAGTCTGTGTTTGTCTCGACCTTTAGTTGTAGACGACATCTTCGTCAGAGGAGCAGAGGGCCGGGTATTCGGGATTGGGTCCCGATGTGCACTCCTCGCCAGCTGAGGAACAGGCGCGATAGACAGGCAGCGTGATGAAGTTGGTTGTGGCATAGTTGCAGGCAACAAGGAATGTGTTGAAGCCCCTCTCGTTCACATAGTTGGAAACGGCACAGCCGACAGCCACATTAAGTTCCTGGGCGACCATTGTAAAGTGACCGATGGTGCTGTAAAAAATGGGTTAATTCCTGAAGCATTTCGAAGGCGTACCGCAAAACTTACGGTCCCTCGTAGTTGTCGGGATATTCGGCAAGTATTTCTTCGTCGACGAAGTCACCCTCTTCGGCCCAATCCTTGACAGCCATCTCGAGGATGCCGTTGAGGTCGGGAGGATTGCCTCCCTTGTAGCCGGTGTAGAAGAGATTCTGTCCGGAGTTGGGATATTCCTTGGTGCTGTGGCATTCATCGTGTTCCATCTTGCATTGCTTCACGTTCAATTCGGCGAGGCTAGCCAATTCATCGTCCCAGTGCACGGTGGCCATGCGACAGGCCTTCTCAGGCACTTTGCCCTGACCGCTGGCCCATTCCTCACGCACCGCATTGTGGGCAGCCACCAGGATATCCTGAGCCTCCTCATCGATCTCCAGCAAGCGTGCATCATCGGGACAATCGCTCAGGAAGTCCTGTGATCCCAAGATAGAATAGAACCCAATTTCTGAATAATTCAGTTTGAACTTACGCCATCGTTGTCGCAGGCAATGTGCGTCTCATCCTCGCCACAGAGTGAGGGATCACAATAGTCGGTGGTGGCAATGCCACGCATCAGGCAGATAAACAATGCACTTGCTATGACAAACTTCATCTTTGCAGTTGTTGCGATATGGCTGTTCGTTGTGGAACTGTATGGATTGCACAGCAGGAGCAGCCTTTTATACGTATGCGACTTACCCTCGAATCGGAGAGTAACGTGAGCTCTTATCAGGGGGAAACGTAAATGGAATAACGTGACGTTGCTCCGTTTCCATTGACAAATTACGAGCGCGATTATTAGCGCTCATAAAATGCGCCGCTTTACGAGGTATTCTTCGCTCACGTTGTGCGGATCCACAGCTGTGCATAATGAAGACTAGATGCCAGGTGATTAGAGGACGCTAAATACTCGTAAAGACTGTTTCAAAGTGAGCACTTAAACGCCTATCGATAGGGTTGTTAATATTAGTTAATATATGCACGCTGATTAGTTGTTCAAATACTTTGGCTAATAAGTGGGAACTTTCCAAGCAGtcaatcaaaatcaaactCCTAGAGGTTCTTTTGGAAAGTTTGAAGTTTTCATAAAGTCCTTAACATGGTTAGTGAAAGCTCCTTACaagatattaaagaaattaatgaCGTGTTGAAGATTTTGAAGCTAAGGTAAATACAATAGATAGATCGTTATTATTTAGAGTACTTCCAATTCCGCTTTCTTAAAGTTCCCAGTTCCTCAGACTTTTCTCAATCGCTTCGCCTGCTTAATGAATTGCGGCTTTTGaattttttccctttttttattttactacttAGTAGGCTAAAAGTAAATCTCCCGTTTCGTACAGAAAATcaattcattcaattcaaaattttttttactatttgaCTATCCCAAATTAAACTGCTGTAGTACACAAAGAATCAACGCATATTACAACAATATAATGGTTAATTATATGCCGCCAAGCGACAAGAATTTCGAATTCAATTGGAACGATGGCGTCGACAAATCTTTTTTGCTTATGTCAATGATTGTCTCGGTAATCGCGacgctgctgctcctgctcatCTACTTTTTGGTGGCCTACTTCCTGCCAAGCCCTATTAATCGGCAACAGGTCAACGAGTGCTGTCGTCGGCGTTATGCCAACTTTATCTTTCGTCGGCTATTGTCTCAGCTGGATGATGCATTCAAGCAGCGACCAATTGCTGGCGAGGAGTTGATATGTTGCATCCAAGCCAGAGAGCAGGCATTTTCGGCCATCCTAATGTTTTGTCGGGATGCCGCT
This region includes:
- the LOC133848164 gene encoding malonate--CoA ligase ACSF3, mitochondrial gives rise to the protein MLSLRRVQRLYRYCPSLRFCSSELVHKDTLIEKLRKSFIEDERQNFVVPTFKKAMLYPDEIAVKDFSGEFTHFQLYITAKKLAIQISNFCGSASQSNVAFLCSNNALWIVIQWACWISGQVAVPLEPNQAADELIGQATDCKAKLLIGTPECEEMTQELATKLQTASIVLDHDFVPSSESVSSTAMYAKQLVGMKGTLIPESTLPNDYYANATAMLLYTPSSANGRNGVLLTHSNIEAQMRCLTASWHLNASDSMLPIISMQRMHTAIGALLGVGGNILLQQKFDSHTAWSSLLGINSPTKQRVNIFVAMPIIYKLLIAEYDKMFAQDSRMVEYIINHCRQKTRLMATAFGLLPEAVFHRWREITGQSIYEYYGMLETGLVMGPALDENSNAEDYQPGTLGAPLVGVTARLVNSEGEQLVSCNSAGEIPTEVPLLSTVIGELEICGEHLFSLKSRRSVAAKAEEQQEQQSEEQQQSVEAQNEQQPQTVASPQLIFEQDVQQQHLATQQQPPTLIATQEAPQQDLQQTTTANELQQPCLGTQQDLPQQQQAVVSEEAPQLQLRRWPQRSVEEPTHDTEHFLKTGDICAYQNGSFHFLSKSSDVFNVGGYKIYGSEIKKALISHPSINDVAVLGIPNKMWGHRLGVICILSPDAEVDLEAIKSYCYSQLPAHKRPTVFKTIVAK
- the LOC133848161 gene encoding uncharacterized protein LOC133848161, translated to MVNYMPPSDKNFEFNWNDGVDKSFLLMSMIVSVIATLLLLLIYFLVAYFLPSPINRQQVNECCRRRYANFIFRRLLSQLDDAFKQRPIAGEELICCIQAREQAFSAILMFCRDAATVLYPECELDSPAASEVYCVLDEEENELIAKGYASVDVDVTTGFLKSLLYPKSAEPSLSTNRIIL
- the LOC133848160 gene encoding antigen 5 like allergen Cul n 1; its protein translation is MKFVIASALFICLMRGIATTDYCDPSLCGEDETHIACDNDGDFLSDCPDDARLLEIDEEAQDILVAAHNAVREEWASGQGKVPEKACRMATVHWDDELASLAELNVKQCKMEHDECHSTKEYPNSGQNLFYTGYKGGNPPDLNGILEMAVKDWAEEGDFVDEEILAEYPDNYEGPTIGHFTMVAQELNVAVGCAVSNYVNERGFNTFLVACNYATTNFITLPVYRACSSAGEECTSGPNPEYPALCSSDEDVVYN